The following coding sequences lie in one Eremothecium sinecaudum strain ATCC 58844 chromosome IV, complete sequence genomic window:
- the ATP4 gene encoding F1F0 ATP synthase subunit 4 (Syntenic homolog of Ashbya gossypii AEL251C; Syntenic homolog of Saccharomyces cerevisiae YPL078C (ATP4); 1-intron in Ashbya gossypii) — translation MYLRALSRKAAARPLLGLGLRPVSIGIRHMSTPSNQDPKSKAVAILNSLPGNSALTKTGILATSAAAAVYAVSNELYILNAETILLGTFTGVCYLIVKFLAPAYSDFAEKRIKHVSDILNSSRTKHVEAVKTRIESVSELSNVAQTTKTLFDVSKETLELEAKVFELKQKQDVIKEATAVLDSWVRYEASVRQMQQQQVADSVIGKVQSEVANPKFQERVLQQSVAEVEKLFANLK, via the exons ATGTATTTGCGTGCATTATCTAGAAAGGCAGCCGCTAGGCCATTGTTGGGTCTGGGATTGCGTCCAGTTTC CATTGGTATTCGTCACATGTCGACTCCCTCTAACCAAGATCCAAAATCGAAGGCTGTAGCTATTTTGAACAGCTTACCAGGGAACTCTGCTTTGACCAAGACTGGTATCTTGGCTACATCTGCTGCTGCCGCTGTGTACGCTGTTTCAAATGAATTGTACATTTTGAACGCAGAAACTATTTTGCTCGGTACTTTCACAGGTGTTTGTTACTTGATTGTGAAGTTTTTGGCTCCTGCTTACAGTGATTTTGCTGAAAAGAGAATCAAGCACGTTTCTGATATTTTGAACTCCTCTAGAACCAAGCACGTTGAAGCTGTCAAGACTAGAATTGAATCTGTTTCTGAATTGAGCAATGTCGCACAGACTACCAAGACCTTGTTTGACGTTTCCAAGGAAACTCTTGAATTAGAAGCTAAGGTGTTTGAATTGAAGCAAAAGCAAGATGTCATTAAGGAGGCTACTGCCGTCTTGGACTCATGGGTTAGATATGAGGCTTCTGTTCGCCAAATGCAACAACAACAAGTTGCCGACTCTGTTATTGGCAAGGTTCAATCTGAAGTGGCCAATCCAAAGTTCCAAGAGAGGGTCTTGCAACAATCTGTTGCTGAGGTTGAGAAGTTGTTCGCAAATTTAAAGTAA
- the RPL21A gene encoding 60S ribosomal protein eL21 (Syntenic homolog of Ashbya gossypii AEL254W; Syntenic homolog of Saccharomyces cerevisiae YBR191W (RPL21A) and YPL079W (RPL21B); 1-intron in Ashbya gossypii) yields MGKSHGYRSRTRYMFQRDFRKSGTIPLSTYLKVYKVGDIVDIKANGAIHKGMPHKFYHGKTGVVYNVTKSSLGVIVNKMVGNRYIEKRLNLRVEHVKHSKCRQEFLERVKANAAKKAEAKAKGVAVQLKRQPAQPRESCVVSTEGNIPQTLSPVPYETFI; encoded by the exons ATGGGTAAATC TCACGGTTATAGATCTCGTACTCGTTACATGTTCCAACGTGACTTTAGAAAGTCAGGAACCATCCCTCTGTCCACCTACTTGAAGGTGTACAAGGTTGGTGACATCGTTGACATCAAAGCTAACGGTGCTATCCACAAGGGTATGCCACACAAATTTTACCACGGTAAGACTGGTGTTGTCTACAACGTGACCAAGTCATCCCTAGGTGTTATTGTTAACAAGATGGTTGGTAACAGATACATTGAAAAGAGATTGAACTTGAGAGTCGAACACGTTAAGCACTCTAAGTGTAGACAAGAGTTCTTGGAAAGAGTTAAGGCTAACGCTGCTAAGAAGGCTGAAGCTAAGGCTAAAGGTGTTGCTGTCCAATTGAAGAGACAACCAGCTCAACCAAGAGAATCCTGTGTTGTTTCTACCGAAGGTAACATTCCTCAAACCTTGTCCCCAGTTCCATACGAAACTTTCATTTAA
- the RIM2 gene encoding Rim2p (Syntenic homolog of Ashbya gossypii AEL253W; Syntenic homolog of Saccharomyces cerevisiae YBR192W (RIM2)): protein MPRRDLRELQDEALESMSYLGSDERASNLKDASSLVLKPNKENHPKTPPWVHFVAGGIGGMAGAVLTCPFDVVKTRLQSDVFKTAYKSHAVVSPGYTNLFSTTSRHLKETFDIIFNVYRVEGFRSLFKGLGPNLVGVIPARSINFFTYGVTKDICCRFVDHGEETPLIHFIAGAIAGWATSTATNPIWLVKTRLQLAKQDSNSTAKYKNSWDCVKSVVRNEGILGLYKGLSASYLGSIESILQWILYEQMKRIIKQRSIDEFGDISEGNKTTFMKVKEWCQRSGSAGVAKFIASVITYPHEVVRTRLRQTPLENGKPKYRGLLQTFRVIIKEEGMASMYGGLTPHLLRTVPNSMIMFGTWELVIKLLS from the coding sequence ATGCCAAGAAGGGATCTAAGAGAGCTTCAAGATGAGGCTTTAGAGTCGATGTCATATTTGGGAAGCGATGAGAGGGCATCGAATTTAAAGGATGCCTCATCTCTTGTACTTAAACCAAACAAAGAAAACCACCCAAAGACCCCTCCATGGGTGCATTTTGTTGCTGGTGGCATTGGTGGAATGGCCGGAGCTGTGCTTACATGTCCATTTGATGTTGTGAAGACTAGACTTCAAAGCGATGTGTTTAAAACAGCGTACAAGTCTCACGCCGTCGTTTCACCAGGTTATACAAACTTGTTCTCGACTACTTCAAGGCATTTAAAGGAGACATTTgatattatttttaatgttTACCGCGTGGAGGGTTTTAGAAGTCTGTTCAAGGGACTAGGTCCAAATTTGGTTGGAGTTATTCCAGCTCGAAGCATCAACTTCTTTACGTATGGTGTAACTAAGGACATTTGCTGCCGGTTTGTAGACCATGGGGAAGAAACTCCCTTGATACATTTCATTGCTGGTGCAATAGCCGGATGGGCAACTTCTACAGCAACAAACCCTATATGGCTAGTCAAGACTCGACTTCAACTTGCGAAGCAGGACTCTAACTCAACAGCAAAGTACAAGAACTCTTGGGATTGCGTTAAAAGTGTTGTAAGGAACGAGGGTATTTTAGGGCTCTATAAAGGTTTAAGTGCATCTTATTTGGGATCGATAGAAAGTATTCTGCAATGGATTCTATATGAGCAGATGAAAAGAATCATTAAGCAACGGTCCATAGATGAGTTTGGCGATATAAGTGAGGGCAATAAAACAACTTTTATGAAGGTTAAAGAATGGTGTCAAAGATCAGGTAGCGCTGGTGTAGCAAAGTTTATTGCTAGTGTTATAACTTATCCTCACGAAGTGGTACGAACTAGATTACGACAGACTCCATTGGAAAATGGCAAACCGAAATATAGAGGTTTGTTGCAGACTTTTAGGGTTATAATCAAGGAAGAAGGAATGGCCTCAATGTACGGAGGCTTAACTCCTCATTTATTAAGAACGGTTCCAAATAGTATGATTATGTTCGGTACTTGGGAACTTGTTATAAAGCTCCTCTCATAG
- the MED8 gene encoding RNA polymerase II mediator complex subunit MED8 (Syntenic homolog of Ashbya gossypii AEL252C; Syntenic homolog of Saccharomyces cerevisiae YBR193C (MED8)): MSDSLNSPPAYDFSGVPAPALDAIRMRLSQLTHSLSKIRDDMSKAELPQWYSLQAQLAVTLSQLSSLTATLQHFEDALDSTVPYPLPNFPTTAHEGMLTTLMRKKQIPEVEAWIKDAIDSSGIELSSESQEDVERRIRHDRDETNWALKFVNHERDNYSFQGLYTAEELTSMSGDPTRALYRSSNSKAMPKTPFSVESILTYIYQGPKAREASRTPS; this comes from the coding sequence ATGTCAGACTCACTTAACAGCCCACCAGCTTATGATTTTTCAGGTGTGCCAGCACCAGCACTTGATGCTATTAGAATGAGATTATCTCAACTTACACATTCTCTATCTAAGATTAGGGACGACATGTCAAAAGCAGAATTACCACAGTGGTATTCCCTACAGGCCCAGTTAGCAGTAACTTTGAGCCAATTATCCTCCCTCACTGCTACTCTACAGCATTTTGAGGATGCGTTAGACTCTACTGTACCCTATCCGCTGCCTAATTTCCCTACAACTGCTCATGAAGGCATGTTAACTACTTTAATGAGGAAGAAGCAAATTCCAGAGGTGGAGGCGTGGATCAAAGATGCGATCGATAGTAGTGGTATTGAGTTGAGTTCAGAAAGTCAAGAGGACGTTGAAAGGCGAATACGGCATGATAGAGATGAGACAAACTGGGCATTGAAGTTTGTTAATCACGAGCGTGACAATTATTCATTCCAAGGATTGTATACCGCCGAAGAGCTTACGAGTATGAGTGGAGATCCTACAAGAGCATTATATCGTTCCTCGAACTCTAAGGCAATGCCTAAAACACCATTCTCAGTTGAAAGTATATTAACGTACATATACCAGGGCCCAAAAGCTAGAGAGGCATCAAGAACTCCCTCTTAG
- a CDS encoding 40S ribosomal protein uS4 (Syntenic homolog of Ashbya gossypii AEL255W; Syntenic homolog of Saccharomyces cerevisiae YBR189W (RPS9B) and YPL081W (RPS9A); 1-intron in Ashbya gossypii) codes for MPRAPRTYSKTYSTPKRPYESARLDAELKLAGEYGLKNKREIYRISFQLSKIRRAARDLLTRDEKDPKRLFEGNALIRRLVRIGVLSEDKKKLDYVLALKIEDFLERRLQTQVYKLGLAKSVHHARVLITQRHIAVGKQIVNVPSFMVRLDSEKHIDFAPTSPFGGGRPGRVARKRAGAAGNAEEEE; via the exons ATGCCAA GAGCTCCAAGAACTTACTCCAAGACTTACTCCACCCCAAAGAGACCTTACGAGTCCGCTCGTTTGGACGCTGAGTTGAAGTTGGCTGGTGAATACGGTTTGAAGAACAAGAGAGAAATCTACAGAATCTCCTTCCAATTGTCCAAGATCAGAAGAGCCGCCAGAGACTTGTTGACCAGAGACGAAAAGGACCCAAAGAGATTGTTCGAGGGTAACGCTTTGATCAGAAGACTAGTTAGAATTGGTGTCTTGTCTGAAGACAAGAAGAAGTTGGATTACGTCTTGGCTTTGAAGATCGAGGATTTCTTGGAAAGAAGATTGCAAACTCAAGTCTACAAGTTGGGTTTGGCCAAGTCTGTTCACCACGCTAGAGTCTTGATCACCCAAAGACACATTGCTGTTGGTAAGCAAATTGTTAACGTTCCATCCTTCATGGTTAGATTGGACTCTGAGAAGCACATTGACTTCGCTCCAACCTCTCCATTCGGTGGTGGTAGACCAGGTAGAGTTGCTAGAAAGAGAGCTGGTGCCGCAGGTAAcgctgaagaagaagagTAA
- the MSI1 gene encoding Msi1p (Syntenic homolog of Ashbya gossypii AEL250C; Syntenic homolog of Saccharomyces cerevisiae YBR195C (MSI1)), translated as MSTELASVNVPIISDDIPEELQTRYTYWKKNTKLLYDYLNTNTTKWPSLTCQFMPDLDTASDKHRLLLSSFTSSQLVDDEAVLISEVSTMKHIPWSSLSNFDMDEMEFKIDNQTKLPNKNLVETVRIQFPGGDCNRARYMPHNPDVIGTISSNGSVYILDRTKHGSNRPSLLGKTGKFEIELLNLEASQETGEALSIAWNWQKAGTLATSYANGDINIWDITEFQKDQPIMTHPTLSTRLDEGGTNEVSWMVHHTSILAAAGEGNTLGILDTRASSSFTPTKVNHHEGINTVQFNYDNDMLLGSADSQGTIHLWDMRDLTCPLKTFYHGDSVSTIQWNSKIPSIIASAGQNEGLVKIWDTVKQDPELLFVHGGHLSGVNDISWNLHDPWVICSVANDNSTHIWKPASNIVGHKMP; from the coding sequence ATGTCTACTGAATTGGCTAGTGTTAATGTACCTATAATCTCTGATGATATTCCAGAAGAACTACAGACTCGCTATACATattggaagaagaacaCTAAGCTACTGTACGATTACTTGAACACCAATACTACAAAATGGCCTTCACTCACTTGCCAATTCATGCCTGATTTAGATACAGCATCAGATAAACATCGCTTACTTCTTTCCTCCTTTACGTCATCACAGCTGGTAGATGATGAAGCTGTTCTCATCAGTGAGGTATCAACGATGAAACATATTCCTTGGAGTTCATTAAGCAATTTTGATATGGATGAAATGGAATTCAAAATAGACAACCAGACCAAATTACCGAACAAGAACCTTGTGGAAACGGTGAGAATACAGTTCCCTGGCGGTGACTGCAATCGAGCGCGCTATATGCCGCACAATCCTGACGTAATTGGAACAATCTCATCAAATGGTTCAGTCTATATACTAGATCGTACAAAGCATGGGTCTAATCGACCTTCGCTTCTGGGTAAGACTGGAAAGTTTGAAATTGAACTTCTTAACCTTGAGGCAAGTCAAGAGACTGGAGAAGCATTGTCAATTGCGTGGAATTGGCAAAAAGCCGGCACTCTTGCTACTTCTTACGCTAACGGTGACATCAACATCTGGGACATAACGGAGTTTCAAAAAGACCAGCCTATCATGACCCATCCCACTCTAAGTACTCGTCTAGATGAAGGTGGAACAAACGAAGTGTCCTGGATGGTTCATCACACCTCTATTTTAGCCGCCGCAGGGGAAGGAAATACACTAGGAATACTGGATACAAGAGCATCCTCATCATTTACTCCTACTAAAGTCAATCACCATGAAGGAATTAATACAGTGCAATTTAACTATGATAATGATATGCTACTTGGGTCTGCAGATTCACAGGGTACTATTCATTTGTGGGACATGCGCGATCTAACGTGCCCGTTGAAAACATTCTATCATGGCGATTCCGTGTCTACAATCCAATGGAATTCTAAGATACCCTCAATAATTGCTTCTGCTGGTCAAAATGAAGGCCTAGTCAAGATATGGGATACAGTCAAGCAAGATCCTGAACTTCTTTTCGTGCATGGAGGACATTTATCAGGCGTTAATGACATATCATGGAATCTACACGACCCATGGGTTATTTGTAGTGTAGCGAATGACAACTCCACACATATCTGGAAGCCAGCGTCAAATATAGTGGGTCATAAGATGCCATAA